A window of the Arachis duranensis cultivar V14167 chromosome 5, aradu.V14167.gnm2.J7QH, whole genome shotgun sequence genome harbors these coding sequences:
- the LOC107487924 gene encoding uncharacterized protein LOC107487924 encodes MIDTREPRDISLKFTSSQPIFNEEGECLIPAFQVIFMSVFPGDFQPIEQVQDLSIYNDEGRLASTLARVFERAQKINKESRTRINYKSRNTLIVSSKKNQIESREMRLLVDFESAFYNFSGLLEKLPDGIRRNLCHLLKDKEDHKCQLCASEMSEESNNAEDPTHVGKEEDETSESSINIIVE; translated from the coding sequence atgattgataCAAGAGAaccaagggatatatccctaaaatttacaagTAGTCAGCCAATCTtcaatgaagaaggagaatgtTTGATCCCAGCATTTCAAGTGATTTTCATGTCAGTTTTCCCAGGAGATTTTCAACCAATAGAACAAGTGCAAGATTTGTCAATTTATAACGACGAAGGAAGATTAGCTAGCACATTGGCAAGAGTCTTCGAGAGAgctcaaaaaataaacaaagaatCCAGAACAAGAATAAACTACAAAAGCAGAAACACTCTAATCGTTTCTAGTAAGAaaaaccaaattgaatcaagagAGATGAGACTCCTAGTGGATTTTGAATCAGCATTTTACAACTTTTCTGGATTACTGGAAAAACTTCCTGACGGGATAAGGAGGAATCTATGCCATTTACTAAAAGACAAAGAAGACCACAAATGCCAGTTGTGCGCCTCAGAAATGTCTGAAGAAAGCAACAATGCTGAAGACCCCACCCACGTGGGAAAAGAAGAGGATGAGACATCTGAGTCATCCATCAACATTATTGTTGAATAA